CCAATGTCCACACCCAGAAATTGTGATTTCCACGGAGGCGCAAGTGAGCGATGGTTTGTTTGTGGTGCGGATTCGGGACAATGGCCCCGGGATTCCGGAATCGGTGCAACAACGGATGTTCGATCCCTTCTTTACCACCAAGCCGGTGGGCCGCGGCACGGGGCTGGGCCTGGCGATCGGGTATCAAATCGTGGTGGAAAAACACGGCGGTCAACTGATTTGCACCACGGATCCCGCCTGGGGCACGGAGTTCACGGTGGCGATTCCCGGTCAACGTGCCGCCCCCGGTTCGATCGCCCCAGCCACCCAAGCATTGGTCACCGTCGCCGCCTAAAATTAGGGCCTGTCATCGGATTTTGAACCCAAGGGATCGCGCCTACTCCGCCCCGGAGATGGTCGCCAGTTGCCCCGAATCGAAATTCAGCCCCAGGATGACAGCCCCTAAGGAACCCGCGCCACAATCGCTTGCACCACTTGCTCGATCGTCATGCCATCGGTGACCAACTCCCAAGCGTCAATTGCCTTAACCATGGGGGCCACCGCACGGTTGCTGTCTTGGTAATCGCGCTCGGTGATGGCGGCTTCCAGGCTGTCTAGATCGGGTAGGTCGGTTTGGCCCCGATCGCGCCAATCCTGGAGTCGTCGCTTGGCCCGCTCTCGGGGGGTGGCGGTCAAAAAGATTTTCACCTCCGCCTCGGGAAAAACATGGGTGCCAATGTCGCGCCCTTCGGCCACCAGGCCACCACAGTGCCCGATCGCCCGTTGTTGGGCCACCAAGGCCCGCCGCACCTCCGCATGGGCCGCCACCACGGATACTTGGGCCGTAACGGTCGGAGTCCGAATCAAACTGGTCACCTCTTGGCCATTGATCCAAACGCGCTGCTCACCACCGGGGGTCACCGGTTCGCCAAAGCGGATGGTGCAATCGGCGGATAGCTCGGCCATGGCCAGGCGATCGGCGGGATCCAAACCCCGATCGAGGGCCAACCAAGCCACCGATCGATACATGGCTCCCGTATCCAAATAAAGCAACCCCAATTGTTGGGCCACCCGTCGGGTTACGGTGGACTTGCCCGCGCCCGCTGGCCCATCGATCGCCACAATCGGCCGGCGCGTTTGCAGAATCACATTGTCAATCAGGCGCGCCGATCCCACCTGGGCCGCCACCGCCAACAGGCCCGCCTGGTCCAGGGTTTGGAGAGGCGCGAGGGAGTCGGGATCCACCAGCTCGGCATAGTCCAGGCTCAGGCCCGGCGCTTGGCTCAGGGTCGATCGCACCGGTTCCAGCAGGGCCGCCGCCGATCGCTCGCCGGCCTGGAACTGGGCGATCGCCCCTTGCAGGCTTTGGAAAATGGCCAAGGCCTGCTGTCGTTCCGGAGCGCTCAGGTATTGGTTACGGGAGCTGAGGGCCAAGCCATCGCTCTCCCGGACGATCGGGCAGGTAATCAGCTCCACCGGCAGGTTCAAATCCGCCACCAACCGCCGCAAAATCGCCACCTGCTGGGCATCCTTCTGGCCAAAAAAGGCCAAATCAGGCTGCACCACATTCAACAGCTTGGTCACGATCGTGGTTACCCCTTGGAAATGCCCCGGCCGCGATCGCCCACAGAGCACGTTGGCCAAACCGTCCGGCGGCACCACTTGGGTCAGTTCCGTGCGATCAGCCACGCCCAATGCCGCAGGCGTGGGGACAAAGACCAAATCCACTCCCGCCGCTTCGCAAAGGGCCAAATCCGCCGCCAAATTTCGAGGATAGCGCTCCAGATCTTCTTGGGGGCCAAATTGCAGCGGATTGACAAAGATGCTGACCACCACCCGGCCACATTGCGATCGGGCCCGGGTCATCAGGCTGCGATGGCCCTCGTGCAGGGCCCCCATGGTGGGAACCAAGCCGATCGCGATGCCAGCAGCGCTCGATCGAAACAATTCCATTGCGCAGCGCAAGGCCGCCACAGTTTTCACCACTTGCATACATCACCTGCCGCTTAACCGTTGCTCAGCGCTTTGCCCAACGACAGTTTAGTTAAGCATGTTCGTTAAGCGTGAGTTAAGAAATTTCGGTTGCGATCGGCTGGTCTGTGCTGGCTGGGTTTGGGCTGAGCGGAATCCAAGTGGCTGAGCAACATCAAAGCTTGGGCTTACCCGCCTTGAGCCGCAACTGCTCCGTTTCCTGCAAAATCTGCAACGAATCCGCCCGATCGCGCGATCGCTTGATGTAGCTCAACTTCAGCTCTTCCAACAAATCAAAAATCAGCTCTTGCAACTCCTGCTGAGTTTTGGGTTCTGCCAATCCCTGACGAAACGCAGCCGAAGCGTCCTCGACTAATTTTTCAAGCAACTTTTCCGCCTCAGGATCAGCAACCGCAAAGGTTTTGTAGGCCTTTTGGGGCACATTAGTGGCAATAGCCGATAGATTGGCCGCAATTTGCCCCGCCAATTGGTTTGAAAAGTTGCTGAATCCCGGCAAAGCTCGCAGGGCTTGATAGGTTGGTGTGCGAGCCAAAACCGACTCCATTTGATAGGCCAAAAGTTTGGCTAAATCTTCTTGAATTTCCGGCAAAACTCGATAGAGACTCAGTTGCAAAACGCGATCAAAAATCGCCTGAATCTCGTTCACATCATTCACTTCCACATAGGGATTATTCGCCACATCCAAAATTTGCTGGGACAGGCTGCCGGATTTCACCGAACTCTGGAGGCCATAGATAAATTCCAGCACCACCACTTCCGTCAATTCTGAAGCAATACCCGCCAAAATTCCTCGGCTGATCAGGGCCCGAATGGGTTCCAGATTAGGAAATTGCGCCTTGTTGCTACGAATCACCACGGGAATAATACGCAACCAACGGAAGAAGGGACTAATAAACAACAAATCCCACCAATGGCTGAAGGCGGCAGCTTGCCAACTGAGGGCAGAATAGCGGCGACGAATCCACAAAGTCCGCACCACAAATTCCACCGCAAACAGAATGACAAAGGGCGTATCTAAAATTCCAAAATAGTCGGCGGGTCGCCCGTCTTCTCCAATACTGCGAAAATAGTTACTTTGCAGTTGGAACCGAATTTCCCGATCAAAAAATCGGAGTTCCCTAGTCCAAGTGCGCGAACGAAGATAGTCAACACTCCAAAAGGTGTCAAAGGCGCGTTTGGAGGACTCCACACCCAGTCGATCGCGCATTCGGTTTTTAATAATCTCCAGGCTACCGCTGCGATCGGACAGGGTAAAAGGATTTTGGTTAATCATTTCCTGGCTGCGATCGCGCAGATCCGCCAGCAGGGGCGACACCTGAGGCGAGTCAACTCCCCCGCGCTCCAGCACCGTCACCAATTGATCAACCACTTTCAGGTAAGCCTGGGTTTGGCGTTCCGG
This Limnothrix sp. FACHB-406 DNA region includes the following protein-coding sequences:
- a CDS encoding bifunctional pantoate--beta-alanine ligase/(d)CMP kinase; its protein translation is MQVVKTVAALRCAMELFRSSAAGIAIGLVPTMGALHEGHRSLMTRARSQCGRVVVSIFVNPLQFGPQEDLERYPRNLAADLALCEAAGVDLVFVPTPAALGVADRTELTQVVPPDGLANVLCGRSRPGHFQGVTTIVTKLLNVVQPDLAFFGQKDAQQVAILRRLVADLNLPVELITCPIVRESDGLALSSRNQYLSAPERQQALAIFQSLQGAIAQFQAGERSAAALLEPVRSTLSQAPGLSLDYAELVDPDSLAPLQTLDQAGLLAVAAQVGSARLIDNVILQTRRPIVAIDGPAGAGKSTVTRRVAQQLGLLYLDTGAMYRSVAWLALDRGLDPADRLAMAELSADCTIRFGEPVTPGGEQRVWINGQEVTSLIRTPTVTAQVSVVAAHAEVRRALVAQQRAIGHCGGLVAEGRDIGTHVFPEAEVKIFLTATPRERAKRRLQDWRDRGQTDLPDLDSLEAAITERDYQDSNRAVAPMVKAIDAWELVTDGMTIEQVVQAIVARVP